The window TCGGGACGCTCCCGGAGCGATTGCGCGAGATCGCCCCAGGCATTTCGACGATGTTCATCGCGCATGTGCAGGCGCCGCTTGCTGCGACGCTGCCGAAACTCCGGCAGATGCGATGGCAGCCCTACCTTCCCCTGTTCGACATGCTGTCATGGCGCGACTTCGCATGGGCGCTCGTCCGCAGCCTGTCGGAGGCGCTGAGGATGCGCTCACTGCGGACGGGCGACGAAGGCTGGCTGCGCCCGCTTCTGCTCGACGCGCTGCGCTGGGACATGGGCCCCGGCGCCTATTTCAACAACCTCCTGATTTATCGGGCGGCCCGCCGGATGGCCGCGCGCCTGCGGCCGGCATGCTTCCTTTACCCCTACGAGAACAAGTCGCTGGAGAAGCTGCTGATTCTCGGGCTGAGGGAAGGCTTCCCTGAAATCAGGATCGTCGGCTATCAGCATTCCTCGATCACCCCTCGCCATGCGACGCTTCTGTTTGCCGAGGGCGAGGCGGGGGCGACGCCCCTGCCGGATCGCATCGTGACCGCCGGCGAGGTGACGAAGGACTTCCTCGAGAGGCATGGCCGTTATCCCGAGGGCATTCTCGTGGCGGGATGCGCGTTGCGCCAGACGTGGGGCGAACCATTTGCGCGACGCGCGTCGGGCGACGGCCGGATCCGCGTGCTGTTAGCGTTGTCGTCCAGCATCGCGGAGCTTGTGCGCGGCGTGCGCTTCATGATGGCGGTTTCTGCCTGTCTTCCCGAACTGGAGCTTGGAATCCGGCCACACCCGGAGTTCCCGCTGGACCGTTTGCCGGCAGGGGAGCGGGAATGGGTCCGGTCGCATGCGAAGGAACTCGGCGGGACGCCGCTGGCGGATAACCTGCAGTGGTGCGACGTCGTCGCGTATGCCTCGTCGACGGTGGCGATCGAGGCGTTGATGCGGGGTCGTCCGGTGGTGCATTTCCCCGCTGGCGACATCGTCGGTGCGGATCCCCTTATCGGCGACGCCCCCGCGTTCCGCAGCAAGGCGGCGAGCGCGGAAGAATTTGCTGCCGCCTGTCGCCGATGGATGGAGATGGACGATGGCAGCTTCCATGCGTTTGCCGTCGAGGGCGTCGAATATGTCGCATCCTATCTGAAGGCGCCCGACGAACACAGCATCGGGCTTTTCCTGTGCGGGAGTCGGTGAACGTGCGATGCGACTGCTGATCAACGCCGCCATCTGAAGTAGCGACTTGGCCATGGATGACGATACGGTCGTGTTCGGCGCCTCGGGCTTTCTCGGCCGGCACCTGCTGGCCGCCGCCGCCGCCGCCGGCATGCGGCCGCGCGCCGTGACGCGCCGGCCCGCCGCCGCGGCATGGCTGGCGAACGCTGACTGGCAGCGGGGCGATCTCGCCGACCCATCGTCGCTGCGCGGGCTGCTGCGCGTCGGCGATACCGTCGTCAACCTCGCGTATTCCCCCGACGCCACGGCAGCCGAGAACCTCGCGGCGGCCGACCACCTGCTCGCCGCCTGCCGACAGGCCGGCGTGCGACGGATCGTGCATTGCTCGACGGCGGTAGTCGCCGGCGCGACGGCGGTGCAGCGAGTCGACGAAACCGTCGCCTGCCGGCCGAAGATGCCCTACGAGCGCAGCAAATGGGCGATCGAGGAGCGGATCGCAGCAGCGGCCGGGCCGGGCCTCAGTGTGGCGATCTTACGGCCGACGGCGATCGTTGGGCCAGGCGGCGCCAACCTCGCCAAGCTCGCATCCGATCTGCTGCGCGGTACCACCATCGCCAATTACTGCCGCCGCAGCCTGTTCGGGACGCGGCCGATGCATCTGGTACCGGTGTCGACCGTTGCGGCGGCGCTCCTTCATTTGGCGTGCCTGCCGGAGCCGGGGCCGGCGGAGACTTTCATCGTTGCCGCCGACGATGATGCCGACAACAGCTTTCCGGCAGTTGAGCGCATCCTGCGAGCTGCGCTGGGTCTGCCGGCCGCGCGGGTGCCGGCGCTGCCGGTGCCGCGCGTGTTGCTGTCTCTGGCGCTGCGGCTGCGGGGCCGCTCCGATGCCGCGCACGATCGCTTCTATTCCTGCGACAAGCTGCGGCGCACCGGCTTCGCGGCGACGCCCACGGTCGCCGAAGCGGTGCGCGACTTCGGCACCTGGTTCCGCACGAGCCGCGCTTAGCCATGCACATACTGTTTGTGGTCTCCGTATTTTCGGCCCAAGAGGGCGGCGGCTGTGCCGAGCGCACCGCGCAACTGGCGCGCGCCCTCCAGTTCGCCGGCTGTTCGTGCGCCGTGCTGACGCTCGACATCGGCGAGCCGCGGCAGCGGCGGGACGGCATCGCTGGCGCGGCACTGACCGTCCTGCCGTGCGCCAACCGCAGATTCCAGGCGCCGCGCGGCGGCTGGCGTGCGACCGCCGAGGCCGTGCGCGCCGCCGACATCGTCTACCTGATGAACCACTGGACGCCGCTGGGCGCGATGGCTTACCTGGCCGCGCGCCGGCATGGCGTGCCACATGTCGTCGATCCGGCCGGCGCCTTGCCGCTGTTCGGACGATCGCACTGGCTCAAGCGGCTATACAACTGGGTCGTCGGCCGCCGCCTGATCGCGCGCGCCAGCGGCTGGATCGCGATCACGCCGTCGGAGTTGCCGCATTTCGCCGCTTACGGCATCGCCCCCAAACAAGTGACCGTCATTCCGAACGGCGTCTGGGAACCCGAGGCTGTGGCCGGAAGCGGCGATTTCTTCGCCGCAACCCGAATTCCGCCGGGGCCTTGCGTGCTCTTCATGGGGCGGCTGAACCCGATCAAGGGGCCCGATCTACTGCTCGACGCCTTCGGCGAGGTCGCCGGATGCTTTACCGACGTGCGGCTGGTGTTCGCCGGCCCCGACGAAGGCATGCAGGCCGGTCTGTCACAACGGGCGGCGGCTCTGGGACTCGGCGGCCGCGTCTTCTTCTGCGGCTTCATCGGCGGCGAGTTGAAGGCGGCGGCCTACCGATCGGCGCGGCTGCTGGTGGTGCCCTCGCGCTCCGAGGCGATGTCGATCGTCGCCGTCGAAGCCGGCATCGTCGCTACGCCGGTGTTGATGACCGATCGTTGCGGGCTCGATGTCCTGCGCAGCGTTGACGAGCGCCTGGTGGTGCCCGCTACCGCCGCAGGCCTAGCCTCGGGACTCGCCTATGCGCTCACCGATGCCGAGCGGCTGAAGCGCTGCGGCGCCTCTTGGCAGGCCATCGTGCGCGAGCGCTACTTGTGGCCGCGCCAGGCCGATGCGCTACGGGCGCTGCTCGACGGCATCATCCGCACGGCGCGCGAAGAGCCGTGCCGGCCATGAAGCTGCTGCTCGTCAGCCAGTACTTCTGGCCCGAGAGCTTCCGCATCAACGAAGTGGCGGCGTCGCTGGCGGCGCGCGGCGTGGAGACGGTCATCCTGACGGGCAAGCCGAACTACCCGGATGGGAAGATTTTTTCGGGCTACAGGGCATGGGGGTGCGCGGAGGAGGCTTGCGGCAAGGTGCGCATCCTGCGCGTGCCGATGTTTCCGCGCGGCAGCAGGAGCGCGCTGCGCCTTGCCTTGAACTATCTCTCGTTCATCGTGTCCGGCACAATTTTCGGGCCATGGCTGTTGCGCGGTTTCCGGCCGGGCGCGATCCTGGTCTACTGCCCGTCGCCGCTCCTACAGGCGCTGCCGGCCCTGCTGATCGGATGGCTCAAGCGGACGCCGGTCATCGTCTATGTCCAGGATCTCTGGCCGGAGAGCCTCGAAGCCACCGGCCATGTGCGCAGTCGATGGATCCTCCGCGGGGTCGGCAAGGTGGTGGGATTCATCTACCGCCACGCGGACGTGATCCTGATCTCCTCCCAGCCTTTTGCCGGGCCGATCAGTCGTTTCGCCCCGAATGCCCGGATCGTCTATTACCCGAACTCGGTCGATGCGTCCTTCTGCGATCCCGAGGCGGGAACGAAGACGGATCTGCCGGTTCTTGACGGCGGTTTTTCGGTAGTCTTCGCGGGGAACATCGGGTCGGCGCAGGCGGTCGAGGTCATCGTCGAGGCGGCGGCGTTGCTGGCGGATCATTCTGGAATCCGGCTTGTCATCCTTGGGTCGGGCAGCGAACTCGAGTGGATGCGTCAACAGGTGCGGGAGCGGAAGCTTGCGAACCTCTACCTCGCGGGGCGTTTCCCGGTCGAGGCGATGCCCAGTCTGCTTGCCAGGGCGTCGGCGCTGCTCGTCACGCTGGCCGACCGGCCGATCTTCGCCGCGACAGTGCCGAACAAGATCCAGGCCTATATGGCGGTGGGCCGCCCGATCGTCGCATGCCTGAACGGCGAAGGCGCACGGCTGGTCGAGGAGGCTGAAGCGGGGGTCGCCGTGCCGGCCGAGGATGCGCACGGCCTCGCTGACGCCATCCTGAAGTTGCACCGGATGTCGCCTCAGGAACGGGATAGGCTCGGCGAGAATGGCCGGGCATACTATCGGGCGCACTTCGATCACGAGAAGCTGGTGTCGGAACTGATCGGCCACGTGCGGGAAGCGATGGGGGACAATGCATGAAGATTCTGGTTCTCGGCGCGAACGGAATGATCGGAAGTACCATGATTCGAGTGTTCTCGGAGATCGAGGATTGGGACGTCGCGGGGACGGTGCGCTCCGACAGGGCGCGATTGTTGTTTCCGGTTTCCGTGGCCGGAAAGCTGGTTTCTGGTGTTGAACTCTCGAATCCGGATTCATTGCCGCGGTTGTTCCGCGAGGTGAAGCCGGACGTCGTAGTGAACTGCGCCGGGCTGACGAAGCATCTGCCCGCGGGGAACGACCCCATGCAGGCCATGACGATGAACGCGATGTTGCCGCGACGCCTTTCCGAGATCTGCGGCATTGACGGCACACGCCTGATCCATGTCAGCACGGATTGTGTGTTCTCGGGAAGGAAGGGAAACTACTCGGAGGATGACCCCCCCGATGCCGAGGACGTTTACGGCAGGTCCAAGCATATGGGCGAGGTGACGGGGCCGAATATCGTTACGCTGAGAACTTCGACGATCGGCCATGAACTCGGGACGTGTCACGGCCTGCTCGAGTGGTTCCTTGCCCAGTCCGAATGCAAGGGCTACCGCAGGGCGATTTTCTCCGGCTTGCCGACGGTGGTTTTCGCCCGGGTCGTTCGGGATATCGTGATCCCGAACGAGGCGCTGTCGGGGCTGTATCATGTCGGCGCCCGTCCGATCGACAAGGACAGCCTGCTCCGGCTGATCGCCAGGGCATACGGCAGGAACACGACCATCGTGCCGGATGACGAGGTGAGCATCGACCGGAGCCTCAACGTCGATCGCTTCGCCGCGGCGACGGGATATCGGGCGCCCGAATGGCCGGAACTGATCGAGACCATGCGGGCATATCACTGAGGAGAAAGTTTCAGACGATGTTCGACGACAGCGTATTAATGATCACCGGCGGCACCGGTTCCTTCGGCAATGCCGTGTTGAGCCGTTTCCTGGATACGGGCGTTCGCGAGATCCGCATCTTCAGCAGGGACGAGAAGAAGCAGGAGGACATGCGCATCGCGCTCAACAGCCCGAAGCTGAAGTTCTTCATCGGCGACGTGCGCAATTACGACAGCATCGGTCAGGCGATGCATGGCGTGGATTATGTGTTCCACGCGGCGGCGCTGAAGCAGGTGCCGTCATGCGAGTTTTATCCAATGGAGGCGGTGCGCACCAACGTGCTCGGTGCGGAGAACGTGATGAACGCGGCAGTGGCCTGCGGCGTGAAGCGGGTCGTGGTGTTAAGCACTGACAAGGCCGTCTATCCGATCAACGCAATGGGGCTTTCCAAGGCGATGATGGAGAAGCTGATGGTGGCGAAGGCGCGCATGCGCTCCAATGGGGAAACCGTGTTGTGCGCCACCCGCTATGGCAACGTGATGGCTTCGCGCGGCTCGGTGATTCCCCTGTTCGTGCAGCAGATCAGGGAGAACAAGCCGCTGACGGTGACCGATCCGCAGATGACCCGCTTCCTGATGTCGCTGGAGGATTCGGTCGATCTGGTGCTACACGCATTTCAGCACGCCCTTCAGGGTGACATTTTCGTGCAGAAAGCGCCGGCATCCACGGTGGGCGACTTGGCCCAGGCGCTACTGGATATCTTCACCGGCAGCAGTCAGGTTCGTATCATCGGCACGCGTCACGGCGAGAAGCTGTACGAGTCGCTCCTTTCCCGCGAGGAAATGGCCCGCGTGGAGGACATGGGCCGCTATTACCGGATACCCGCCGACGATCGCGACCTGAACTACAACAAGTATTTCGTGGAGGGCGAGACGAGGGTGTCGTCGCTGGACGACTACACTTCCCACAACACGGAGCGGCTGGATGTGGAGCAGGTGAAAGCCTTGCTCATGAAGCTCGACTTCATCCGGGAGGCTCTGAATGCTTAAGGTGATGACCATCGTCGGCACGCGGCCCGAACTGATCAAGATGTGCCGCGTGATGGCCGAACTGGATGCACATACGCAGCACGTGCTGGTGCATACCGGACAGAACTACGATTACGAACTCAATCAGGTCTTCTTCGAGGATCTCGGTATCCGCAAGCCGGATCATTTCCTGAATGCAGTGGGCGAGAATGCCGCGCAGACCATCGGCCAGGTGATCATCAAGGCGGACGAAGTCATGGCGACCGAGAGGCCGGACGCCGTGCTTTTCTACGGGGACACGAATTCCTGCCTCGCGGTGATCGCGGCCAAGCGCCGCAAGATTCCCGTTTTCCACATGGAGGCGGGCAACCGCTGCTTCGATCAGCGTGTTCCCGAGGAGCTCAACCGCAAGGTTCTGGATCACCTGAGCGACATCAACCTCGTGCTCTCGGAACATGCGCGGCGCTACCTGATCGCTGAGGGCGTGCGGCCGGAGACCGTCATGAAGACCGGTTCGCACATGCGCGAGGTCCTTGATCACTACATGCCGAAGATCGAGGCGTCCGGCGTGCTGTCCCGCCTCGGCCTGGATGCCGGGAAATTCTTCCTCGTGAGCGCGCACCGCGAGGAGAACGTCGACGTGCCGGAGAACCTACGCGACCTGCTGGACACGCTGAACGCGCTGGCCGACGCCTACGGATTCCCGGTCATCGTGTCCACGCACCCGCGCACGAGAAAGCGACTGGACGACTTGGGCGCCGGGCCGGTCAATTCACTCGTGCAGTTCTCGAAGCCGTTCGGCTTCTTCGACTACAACAAGCTCCAGATGGAAGCATGCTGCGTGATCTCCGACAGCGGCACCATCACCGAGGAGGCCTCGCTGCTCAACCTGCCGGCCGTCACCATCCGCAACGCCCATGAGCGGCCGGAGGGCATGGATGTCGGCACCCTGATCATGACCGGCCTGAAGAAGGAGCGCGTGCTGGACGCCGTGAGGGTCGTGGTCGCGCAGCACGACCGAAACGGCCGCGCAATGCGTCCGGTGCCCGACTACGAGGCGGGCGCGGTGTCGAAGCAGATCCTGCGTATCGTTCTGAGCTACACCGACTACGTCAATCGCACGGTCTGGCGCAAGGCGTAAGGGAATGGACATGGCGTCGGCGATGCTCGTTACCGGCGCCACCGGCTTCATCGGCCACCGCTTGCTCCGGCCGGGCGACCGCGCGCTGGTCCGCGAGGCCGGTGCCCTGCCGGACGAAGTCGTAGGCGACCTCCTCGATCCGCCTACGCTCTCGACCGTCTGCGAAGGCATCGACACCGTCTTCCACTGCGCCGGCTACGCCCACGCTTTCGCCTCGTCCGACCCCGATGCCCATTGGCGCATCAACTGCGAGGGCACGCGCAATCTGCTGGAAGCGGCGGGCGAGGCCGGGGTAAAACGTTTTGTCTTCCTCTCCAGCGTCAAGGCGATGGCCGAACCGGGCGATGCGTGCATCGACGAAGACTGGCCGGGCGAGCCGGTCACGCCCTACGGCCGCGCGAAGCGGGCCGCCGAGGATGCCGTGCTGGAGGCCGGCGCGAAGTACGGCATGCATGTCGTGAATCTGCGCCTCGCAATGGTCTATGGCCGGGGCGGGCGGGGGAACCTGGAGCGCATGGCGCGGGGCATCCGCGCCGGCTGGTTCCCGCCGCTGCCGGAGACGGGCAACCGCCGTTCGCTGGTGCATGTGGATGACGTGGTAGCGGCGATGCGGCTCGTGGCGGAACGTCCGGAGGCGAACGGGAGAACCTACATCGTCGCCGATCCGGCGGCCTATTCGGGCCGGGAGATTTACGACGCGATCCGCGTTGCCCTGCGAAAGCCGACATTGCGGTGGAGCGTTCCGGCGGGCGTCTTCCGCGCGGCGGGGCGACTGAATGGCCGGGCGGGCGAGATCGTCGACCGACTGCTCGGCTCGGCCTGCTATTCCCCGGCGCGCATCGGGCGCGAACTGGGCTGGCGGGCGAGGGTGAGTCTGGCGGAGGGGGTGCGGGAGATGCTGGCTTGAAGCGCCTCTTCGACCTGTTCTTCGCTTCGCTGGCGGCGACCCTCCTGGCGATCCCCATGCTGGCCATCGGCCTGCTGGTGCGGCTGACCTCTCCCGGCCCGGCGCTCTACTGGTCGGACCGCATCGGCGCCGGCAACAGGACGTTCCGCATGCCCAAGTTCCGCACCATGCGCATCGGCACGCCGGCGGTGGCGACGCACCTGCTCGCCGATCCTGCCGCATGGCTGACGCCGATCGGCGGCTTCCTGCGGCGCACCAGCCTCGACGAGCTGCCGCAGCTGTGGAGCATCCTCATGGGCGACATGAGCTTCATTGGCCCGCGGCCCGCGCTGTTCAACCAGGACGACCTGGTGGCGCTGCGCACGGAGCACGGCGTGCACCGGCTGGTGCCCGGCCTGACCGGCTGGGCGCAGGTCAATGGACGCGACGATCTGCCGATTCCCGTGAAGGTCGAATACGACGCCGAATATCTGCGACGCCGCTCGCTGGCGTTCGATCTGCATATCCTGTGGCTGACGGCGCTGAAGGTGCTGCGGAGGGACGGGGTGTCGCATTGACCGCAGATGGGGATCGGAGCGGAATGGATTGACATACGTTGAATATCACTATATCAAGTGTCGATATGCAACAAACACTGGTTCGCCAATCCCTTCTCGACGAGGTATCGCTGCGCCTGACGGAATCGCCTGCGGTTGTGTTGCTGGGGGCGCGTCAGGTGGGGAAAACGACGCTGGCCGGGCAGGTGGCCCGACATCTGGGTGGCGCCACGGTGTTCGACCTGGAGCGTGCTTCGGGACGGGCGGCGCTGGCCGCCACCCCCGAACTGACGCTGGCGGACGCCGAAGGGCTGGTGGTGATCGACGAAGTGCAGCGCATGCCCGCGCTCTTCGAGACGCTGCGCCCGCTGTGCGACGATCCGGGGCGCAAGTCGAATTTCCTCCTGCTGGGCAGTGCGGCGCCCGATCTGGTGCGGGGCGTTTCAGAATCCCTGGCCGGCAGGATCCAGTTCGTGCCGGTGCCGGGCTTTTCGCTCTCCGAGGTCGGGCAGGATGAGCAGGATCGCCTCTGGCTGCGCGGCGGCTTTCCACGGGCGTATCTTGCAGGCAGCGATGCGGCGGCCGCCCGCTGGATGGAGGGGTTCCGGCGGACATTCCTGGAGCGGGACATCCCCGGCCTGGGGTTGCGCGTGCCTTCCGCCGCGCTGGACCGCTTCTGGGCGATGTTGTCCCATTACCACGGCCAGACGTGGAATGCGGCCGAACTGGGACGGGCCATGTCGATGAGCCCCGGCACTGCGAACCATTACCGCGATTTGCTGGCGGATACGTTCATGCTGCGGGTGCTCCAGCCCTGGCACGAAAATCTCGGCAAGCGGCAGGTCAAGGCCCCCAAGGTCTATTTCCGCGACAGCGGGATGCTGCACCATTTCCTGGGCGTCGGAACCCTGTCCGAATTGCGCGCCCATCCGCGTTATGGCGCAAGCTGGGAGGGGTTCGCCCTGGAGCAGACCATGATCCGGTTTGGCGAGGGGAATGCCTGGTTCTGGGCTACCCAGCGGGGTGCGGAGCTGGATTTGATGCTCCTGCGCGGGGGGCGCCGCTGGGGCTTCGAATACAAGTGCGCCGATGCGCCTTCCACGAGCAAATCCATGCATATCGCGGTGAACGACCTGGGGCTCGCCCACCTCTGGGTGGTTTACCCGGGCAGGGACCGCTATCCACTCGGCGATCGCATCACGGCGCTGCCCCTGCGCGACATGCCTCGGCTCGTCCTCGACGCGATGCCGAACGCGGAGGCGAGCAAGCCATGAAATCCCGCCTGCTTCTTGTCATCTGCCACGATATCGCGGCCATCCTCGTGGCCTGGTGGCTGGCTTTCCTGCTGCGCTACAACCTGGAATTCTCCGCGGGCCAGTGGCAGGTGATCGGGCAGACGCTGCCCTGGGTGGCGGCTATCCAGGCGGCCGCTTTCTGGCGCTTCGGCCTTTATCGCGGCTTGTGGCGATTCGCCAGCCTGCCGGACCTGAAGCGCATCCTGCTCGCCGTTGGTTTCTCGGTGCTGACCGTGGCCCTGGCCCTGTTCCTGGTGGGGCGCATGGAGAACGTGCCGCGCTCGGTGCTGCTGCTCGACCCGCTGCTGCTGGTGCTGATCATGGGCGGCAGCCGCTTCCTGTACCGCTCGTGGAAGGACGGTCATCTGTTCTCGCTGCGTGACGCTTCGTCGACCCCGGTGCTGATCATCGGCAGCGGCGAGGCGGCGGCGATGCTGCTGCGGGATCTTGGCCGTTCCCGTGACTGGCGGGCCGTCGGCTTGTTCGACGACGACGCCGGCAAGCACGGGCGCTGGCTTTCAGGCGTTCCCGTGCTCGGCCCGGTGGCCGACATCGGCCGGCATGCGGCGCGCTTCGAGGCGCGTCACGCCATCGTCGCCATGCCCTCGTCGACGGCGGCGGAGCGCAGGCGCGCGACCGAACTGGCCGCGGAGGCGGGGCTGACGGTGATGACCGTGCCGGCCCTCGACGACATCCTCTCCGGCCGGGTGGCGATCTCGCAGATACGCAAGGTCGAGCTGGAAGACCTGCTCGGCCGCGAGCCGGTGGCGCTCGACAACGAGGGCCTTTCCCGGCTGCTCTCCGGCAAGGTGGTGCTGGTAACTGGCGCGGGCGGCTCGATCGGCTCGGAGCTCGCCCGCCAGATCGCGCGTTTTTCGCCGACGCGTCTGGTGTTCTACGAGCTTTCAGAATTCGCGCTCTACGCCATCGAACAAGAGTTCGCCGACAGCTTTCCGGCCTGCGCCGTGGCCTGCGCGGTCGGCGATGTGAAGGATGCGGCGCGGCTCTCGGCGGTGTTCGAAAAATACCGGCCTGACGTGGTGTTCCACGCGGCCGCCTACAAGCACGTGCCGATGATGGAGAACGAGAACGCCTGGGAGGCCGTGCGGAACAACGTTTTGGGCACGCTCGCGACGGCGCGCGCCGCCATCGCATACGGCGCCGGCGAGTTCGTGCTGATCTCCACCGACAAGGCGGTGAATCCGACCAACGTGATGGGCACGTCCAAGCGGCTGGCGGAACGCGTCTGCCAGAGCCTTCAGAGGGAGGCGGCCGACACGCGCTTCGTCATGGTGCGTTTCGGAAATGTGCTGGGCTCGTCGGGCAGCGTGATCCCGAAGTTCCGCGAGCAGATCGCGAAAGGCGGACCGGTAACGGTGACCCATCCGGACATCATCCGCTACTTCATGCTGATTCCGGAGGCGGCGCAGTTGGTTCTGCAGGCCGGGCTGATGGCCGCCGAAGAGAAGAAGAATGGCGGCAAGATATTCGTGCTCGACATGGGCGAGCCGGTGAGGATCGCCGACTTGGCGCGCGACATGATCCGGCTTTCGGGCTTCTCGGAGGATGATATCCGCATCGAGTTCACCGGCCTGCGCCCAGGCGAGAAGCTCTATGAGGAACTGCTCGCCGATGGCGAATCGACGCTGCCGACGCCGCATCCGAAGCTGCGTATCGCCCGTCCCGACGATGCGCCGGACGCCGCCTGGCTGGCGTCGCTGGAAGCCTGGCTGGAAGCGCCGGTGCGATCTGAGGCGGAGACGAAGGATGGGCTCCGGGCGCGGGTGCCGGAATACAGTCTCTGCAAATCCGGAAGCTAGGACGCGTCGAGCATCCGCTCCAGCGCGATCTTCGCGAGCTTCGCCTCGTGCTCCGGCACGCTGATGCGGTTCACCACGTGGCCCTCGGCGAGGTTCTCCAGGCACCAGGCGAGGTGCTGCGGATCGATGCGCTGCATGGTGGAGCACATGCAGATCATGCCGCCCATGAATTCGACCGTCTTGCCCTCGGCCTTGACTTCTCCGGCCAGCCGGTCGACGAGGTTCAGTTCCGTGCCGACGATCCACCGGGTACCGGGCGCCGACTCCTTGACGGTCCGGATGATGGTCTCGGTCGAGCCGACGGCATCGGACGCCTGGCAGACCTCGAAGCTGCATTCCGGATGGCTGATGACCTTGCCTTCCGGATGGGCGGCGCGGAACTTTTCGATCTGCGAAGGCTGGAACATCTGGTGCACGGAACAGTAGCCGTGCCAAAGGATGATTTTCGCCTTTTCGATCTGCTCGCGCGAGAGGCCCCCCATCTCCAGGTCGGGGTTCCACAGCACCATCTCGTCCATGGGAATGCCCATCTGGTGGGCGCTCCAGCGGCCGAGGTGCTGGTCGGGGAAGAACAGCACCTTGGGGCGCCGCGCGAACGACCACTGGAGAATCTTCGGCGCGTTCGACGAGGTGCATACGATACCGCCGTGCTCGCCGCAGAAGGCCTTGAGATCGGCGGCGGAGTTGATGTAGGTGACGGGGGTGACTGTTTCGTCCGGGTTGCAGACCGCCGAGAGTTCGCGCCAGCAGCGCTCCACCTTCGCCAGGCTCGCCATGTCGGCCATCGAGCAGCCGGCGGCCAGGTCGGGCAGGATCGAGACCTGTTCGGGGCGCGAGAGGATGTCGGCGACCTCGGCCATGAAATGCACGCCGCAGAAGACGATATATTCGGCTTCCGTCTGGCTGGCCAGGCGCGAGAGCTTGAGCGAGTCGCCGGTGATGTCGGCGTGCCGGTAGACGTCGGCGCGCTGGTAATGGTGGCAGAGGATCACGGCGCGCTTGCCGAGCCTGGCGCGCGCTTTGATAATACGATCCTCCGCCTCGCGGTCGGAGAGGGCGTTGAAGCGGTCGAAGGGAATGGGATGCATCAGGAACATTGAACCATGATCGGGCGGCGATTCTATCACCTGGTTTTCCTCTGCCTGCTGGTGTCGCCGGCGCTGGCGGAACCGCCGCCGCCGCGCACCATCGACGACGTGACGCGCCTGCTCGAACACTACAAGCCGGACCCCACGGTCGCGGAGAAGCTCCGCGCGGAGGCGGACGCCGTTCCGCCCGCCGCCGTAGACCGCGATGTCCTGTTCCGGTTTTACTGGCTCAGAGGGCTGGCGGCCGGCAAGATCGGGCGCATCGACCAGCAGATCGCCGACCTGCGCAAGGCAGCCGAATACGCCGAAAAGGGCACCGCCGACACCGTGCGCATGCTGCGCAACCTCGCCTCGGCGGAAACCCAGGGCGGCAACCTGTTGAACGGCGTGCGCACGGCCGAGGAGGGTTGGCGGCAGACGCCCCAGAAACAGAAGGGGCAGATGCTCGCCGCCGAGCAACTGCTGACGCGTCAGTATTCGATGTTGGGCGACTTCGAGGCCGCCAAAAGACACCTGCGCGAGGCGGAGGCCACATTTACGCTGCTCAGGCGCTCGCCCCGATGGGATGAGCTCGGCCTCAACTGGACGGCGCTGATGGAG is drawn from Candidatus Nitricoxidivorans perseverans and contains these coding sequences:
- the wecB gene encoding UDP-N-acetylglucosamine 2-epimerase (non-hydrolyzing); this translates as MLKVMTIVGTRPELIKMCRVMAELDAHTQHVLVHTGQNYDYELNQVFFEDLGIRKPDHFLNAVGENAAQTIGQVIIKADEVMATERPDAVLFYGDTNSCLAVIAAKRRKIPVFHMEAGNRCFDQRVPEELNRKVLDHLSDINLVLSEHARRYLIAEGVRPETVMKTGSHMREVLDHYMPKIEASGVLSRLGLDAGKFFLVSAHREENVDVPENLRDLLDTLNALADAYGFPVIVSTHPRTRKRLDDLGAGPVNSLVQFSKPFGFFDYNKLQMEACCVISDSGTITEEASLLNLPAVTIRNAHERPEGMDVGTLIMTGLKKERVLDAVRVVVAQHDRNGRAMRPVPDYEAGAVSKQILRIVLSYTDYVNRTVWRKA
- a CDS encoding NAD-dependent epimerase/dehydratase family protein, which gives rise to MDMASAMLVTGATGFIGHRLLRPGDRALVREAGALPDEVVGDLLDPPTLSTVCEGIDTVFHCAGYAHAFASSDPDAHWRINCEGTRNLLEAAGEAGVKRFVFLSSVKAMAEPGDACIDEDWPGEPVTPYGRAKRAAEDAVLEAGAKYGMHVVNLRLAMVYGRGGRGNLERMARGIRAGWFPPLPETGNRRSLVHVDDVVAAMRLVAERPEANGRTYIVADPAAYSGREIYDAIRVALRKPTLRWSVPAGVFRAAGRLNGRAGEIVDRLLGSACYSPARIGRELGWRARVSLAEGVREMLA
- a CDS encoding sugar transferase: MKRLFDLFFASLAATLLAIPMLAIGLLVRLTSPGPALYWSDRIGAGNRTFRMPKFRTMRIGTPAVATHLLADPAAWLTPIGGFLRRTSLDELPQLWSILMGDMSFIGPRPALFNQDDLVALRTEHGVHRLVPGLTGWAQVNGRDDLPIPVKVEYDAEYLRRRSLAFDLHILWLTALKVLRRDGVSH
- a CDS encoding ATP-binding protein, with amino-acid sequence MQQTLVRQSLLDEVSLRLTESPAVVLLGARQVGKTTLAGQVARHLGGATVFDLERASGRAALAATPELTLADAEGLVVIDEVQRMPALFETLRPLCDDPGRKSNFLLLGSAAPDLVRGVSESLAGRIQFVPVPGFSLSEVGQDEQDRLWLRGGFPRAYLAGSDAAAARWMEGFRRTFLERDIPGLGLRVPSAALDRFWAMLSHYHGQTWNAAELGRAMSMSPGTANHYRDLLADTFMLRVLQPWHENLGKRQVKAPKVYFRDSGMLHHFLGVGTLSELRAHPRYGASWEGFALEQTMIRFGEGNAWFWATQRGAELDLMLLRGGRRWGFEYKCADAPSTSKSMHIAVNDLGLAHLWVVYPGRDRYPLGDRITALPLRDMPRLVLDAMPNAEASKP
- a CDS encoding polysaccharide biosynthesis protein, with the protein product MKSRLLLVICHDIAAILVAWWLAFLLRYNLEFSAGQWQVIGQTLPWVAAIQAAAFWRFGLYRGLWRFASLPDLKRILLAVGFSVLTVALALFLVGRMENVPRSVLLLDPLLLVLIMGGSRFLYRSWKDGHLFSLRDASSTPVLIIGSGEAAAMLLRDLGRSRDWRAVGLFDDDAGKHGRWLSGVPVLGPVADIGRHAARFEARHAIVAMPSSTAAERRRATELAAEAGLTVMTVPALDDILSGRVAISQIRKVELEDLLGREPVALDNEGLSRLLSGKVVLVTGAGGSIGSELARQIARFSPTRLVFYELSEFALYAIEQEFADSFPACAVACAVGDVKDAARLSAVFEKYRPDVVFHAAAYKHVPMMENENAWEAVRNNVLGTLATARAAIAYGAGEFVLISTDKAVNPTNVMGTSKRLAERVCQSLQREAADTRFVMVRFGNVLGSSGSVIPKFREQIAKGGPVTVTHPDIIRYFMLIPEAAQLVLQAGLMAAEEKKNGGKIFVLDMGEPVRIADLARDMIRLSGFSEDDIRIEFTGLRPGEKLYEELLADGESTLPTPHPKLRIARPDDAPDAAWLASLEAWLEAPVRSEAETKDGLRARVPEYSLCKSGS